A window of the Gossypium hirsutum isolate 1008001.06 chromosome A03, Gossypium_hirsutum_v2.1, whole genome shotgun sequence genome harbors these coding sequences:
- the LOC121217836 gene encoding uncharacterized protein — MQRDRRSKEFFKRSASKSFSALPAKKSKEEFSRATLSPERSRKSRPRQSDYKASDRPTIRVGSVQNTQRSKCQHCERSHPGACRSKLGACYKCGSTDHFIRDCPQLEVKEVEQKEKIKTPHQKGKCSSQSSATGATRSGMKDIASRSEVWAPTRTYAI; from the coding sequence ATGCAACGAGATAGAAGGAGCAAAGAATTTTTCAAAAGAAGTGCATCTAAGTCATTTTCAGCTTTACCGGCAAAAAAATCTAAAGAGGAATTTAGTCGAGCCACTTTATCACCGGAAAGATCGAGAAAGAGTagaccaagacaatctgattACAAGGCATCTGACAGACCTACTATTAGAGTGGGTAGTGTACAAAATACCCAACGGTCTAAATGCCAACATTGTGAAAGAAGTCACCCCGGTGCATGTAGAAGTAAGTtaggggcttgttataaatgtgggtcCACTGATCACTTTATTCGCGACTGTCCCCAACTAGAAGTTAAAGAAGTGGAACAGAAGGAGAAAATAAAAACTCCTCATCAAAAAGGAAAATGCTCTAGTCAGAGCAGTGCTACAGGGGCTACTCGTTCGGGTATGAAAGATATTGCTAGTCGATCAGAAGTTTGGGCCCCTACTCGTACTTATGCCATTTGA